In Phacochoerus africanus isolate WHEZ1 chromosome 14, ROS_Pafr_v1, whole genome shotgun sequence, one genomic interval encodes:
- the TEFM gene encoding transcription elongation factor, mitochondrial: protein MNVPSLLLAGGRWRCCPVPLGSFFFQALHNSCCRKKSTAPKKSIPDFFDENTKESEKALDKLFSSEQQASILHVLNTASNKELEAFRLLRGRKSINIVEHREKFGPFQNLESLMHVPLFQYKTTVQVCNSILNPQTGGKKKSQENRLLRKLIKPEIGRERLQAVKSIVSIVSGTRRIAWAHLDRKLAVLDWQQSECCRLMKGTYLSSVYLEEISSVISKMPKADLYVLEKTGPSFQNSSLFPILLHFHIMEAMLFALLNKTFAQDGHHQVLSMNRNAVGKHFELMIGDTRTSGKEVVKQLLSESVLKEEPRVFFPPDKIVRYRQLFSSTEQNRVEELYDSLLQAIAFYELAVFKTES, encoded by the exons ATGAACGTCCCTAGTCTCCTCTTGGCGGGAG GGAGGTGGAGATGTTGTCCAGTTCCATTAGGGTCATTCTTTTTCCAGGCCCTACATAATTCTTGCTGTCGGAAAAAATCCACTGCACCAAAGAAAAGTATTCCCGATTTTTTTGATGAAAATacaaaggaatctgaaaaggcACTTGACAAGCTCTTCTCTTCAGAACAGCAGGCTTCCATCTTGCATGTGTTGAACACAGCATCTAATAAAGAACTTGAAGCTTTCAGATTGCTTCGTGGAAGAAAATCCATCAAtattgtagagcacagagaaaagTTTGGGCCATTTCAGAACTTGGAGAGTTTAATGCATGTGCCCTTGTTCCAGTATAAAACCACCGTTCAAGTTTGTAACTCCATTCTTAATCCACagactggagggaaaaaaaagtcacaggaaaACCGGCTCTTGAGAAAGCTCATCAAACCAGAAATAGGAAGAGAGAGACTTCAG gcaGTTAAGAGTATCGTATCCATTGTTTCTGGTACTCGAAGAATTGCATGGGCTCACCTGGATCGTAAACTGGCAGTGCTGGACTGGCAGCAAAGTGAATGTTGCCGATTGATGAAAGGAACGTACCTGTCATCTGTTTATTTAGAAGAG atTTCTTCTGTCATTTCAAAGATGCCTAAAGCTGACCTCTATGTTCTGGAAAAAACAGGACCGTCATTTCAGAACTCATCTCTGTTTCCTATCCTGTTACATTTTCATATCATGGAAGCAATGCTGTTTGCCTTACTGAATAAAACGTTTGCCCAGGATGGCCATCACCAGGTGCTGAGCATGAATCGAAATGCAGTGGGGAAGCACTTTGAACTGATGATTGGTGATACACGGACTAGTGGCAAAGAGGTAGTGAAGCAGCTCCTCTCAGAGTCAGTGCTGAAAGAAGAGCCTCGGGTGTTCTTCCCACCGGATAAGATCGTCCGCTACAGACAGCTCTTTTCATCTACTGAGCAAAACAGAGTAGAAGAGTTGTATGATTCATTACTACAAGCGATAGCCTTCTATGAATTAgcagtttttaaaactgaatcTTAA